A stretch of the Schistocerca serialis cubense isolate TAMUIC-IGC-003099 chromosome 2, iqSchSeri2.2, whole genome shotgun sequence genome encodes the following:
- the LOC126457574 gene encoding mitochondrial nicotinamide adenine dinucleotide transporter SLC25A51, whose protein sequence is MTCSSNTENTMQQNESPTRSNQLGITDSSLHGSPLHRLQNIRQKIPVFRDVKEYVCGWGAAFINITVTYPIYKIIFRQMLHGVGIKSAFQQLSNEGIYFLYRGILPPLCQKTLSLSLMFGLYEECRRPLEDARFSAITSKSIAAMIAGSVEAIFMPFERIQTLLQDRHYHNKFKNTSDALRHILIHHGFSECYRGLIPILLRNGPSNVMFFLLRDEAKEAFPKSVSWYRQMCQDFVSGAVIGAFTSTVFYPLNVIKVQMQCRIGGEYQSVWVVLSQIHSDRGLKSIYSGVHLNYTRAFMSWGVINVAYSFLKKIMDEWDVVTY, encoded by the exons ATGACATGTTCTTCGAACACTGAAAATACAATGCAACAAAATGAATCACCTACAAGAAGTAACCAGCTTGGTATTACGGACAGCAGTTTACACGGATCTCCGCTTCATCGTTTACAGAATATTCGTCAGAAGATTCCAGTATTCAGAGATGTTAAGGAATATGTGTGTGGATGGGGGGCCGCTTTTATTAACATTACAGTGACATATCctatttataaaataatatttaggcaG ATGCTTCATGGAGTTGGAATAAAAAGTGCATTCCAACAACTTTCAAATGAAGGAATATATTTCTTGTATCGCGGAATTCTGCCTCCATTGTGTCAGAAAACACTATCACTGTCGCTTATGTTTGGTTTGTATGAAGAATGCCGAAGGCCATTAGAAGATGCAAGGTTTTCCGCAATCACATCAAAAAGTATTGCTGCTATGATTGCTGGGTCAGTTGAAGCTATCTTTATGCCATTTGAAAGAATACAAACATTGCTCCAGGATCGTCATTATCACAACAAATTCAAGAACACAAGTGATGCTCTGAGGCACATACTGATACATCATGGATTTAGTGAATGTTACAGGGGTCTAATACCAATTCTGCTACGGAATGGCCCATCCAATGTGATGTTTTTTTTATTGCGGGATGAAGCAAAAGAAGCCTTTCCAAAATCAGTTTCTTGGTACAGGCAGATGTGTCAGGATTTTGTGAGTGGTGCTGTCATAGGTGCATTCACAAGTACTGTGTTTTATCCTTTGAATGTTATAAAAGTTCAAATGCAGTGTCGAATAGGTGGAGAATATCAGAGTGTTTGGGTTGTTTTGTCACAGATTCATAGCGATCGTGGTTTAAAATCAATTTATAGTGGCGTACATCTGAACTACACAAGAGCATTTATGAGTTGGGGTGTCATTAACGTAGCCTACAGTTTCCTGAAGAAGATAATGGATGAATGGGATGTAGTTACGTACTGA